CCTGCAAGTTTGAAGAACGACGATAGGATTTCTGCCTAACGTCTTTGTAACCAGATTAGTACTCTGGTAAGGAATTAGAGTTATGCGTCATCGCAAGAGTGGTAGAAAGCTTAACCGCACCAGCTCGCACCGTAAGGCCATGTTCCAGAACATGACCTGTTCACTGGTCGAGCATGAAGTGATCAAGACCACGTTACCCAAGGCTAAAGAGCTGCGTCGTGTAGCTGAGCCGATGATCACCCTGGCCAAGCAGGACTCAGTAGCTAACCGTCGTCTGGCGTTCGATCGCCTGCGCGACAAGGCTGCTGTAGGCAAGCTGTTCAGTGAAATCGGTCCTCGCTACGCGGAGCGTCCCGGTGGTTATATCCGCATTCTCAAGTGTGGATTCCGTGCCGGTGACCAGGCCCCTATGGCCTTCGTCGAGCTGGTCGATCGCCCGGTAGCCGAAGAGGCTGCTAGCGAAGAGTAAGTGGTAACACCTACTGCAAAAAAGCCGGGCATCTGCTCGGCTTTTTTGTTTCTGGAAGGGGAGCATTGTGTTGGCCGATTATCCGCACAAACGCCTGCTGCTGGTCGTCAATCCCACCGCGGGTCGGCGAAATCAGCGGCTTCTTGACCTCACGCTGGCCCATCTGAAGGTGCTGGGCTGGCTCGTCGAACGCTACGAAACCCGCGCGGCCGGTGATGCCTGTGCCTATGTCGAGTCCTATACAGGCACTGCCCGGCTGGTCGTTGCGGCGGGAGGGGATGGCACCGTCAACGAGGTAATCAATGGGCTGGCAGCGCGCAGTGACCGGCTCACGCTCGCCATTATCCCCCTGGGTACCACTAATGTGGTGGCCAGGGAGTTGGGTTTACCCAGCTCGGCCAAGGAGTTGGCGAGACTCATGGACCAAAACCACTGTCAACCGTGCTACTGGCCTCGGGTAAATGGTCGCCTTTTCGCCTTTTCAGTGGGGGTGGGATTCGATGCCGCTGTGGTGCGCGGGGTAAACCTGGCGGTTAAGCGACGCTGGGGGAAGCTGGCCTATGGGCTGGCTGCCCTCGCCCCCTGGCTGTGTTGGCGATCACGAGATTACCAGGTGCAGGTCGATGGTCAGCCCTACCGGGCGGATTCAATACTGGTCAGTAATGGTCGCTTTTATGCCGGTAGCTTTGTTATCGCTGAACGGATGCG
This portion of the Aestuariirhabdus litorea genome encodes:
- the rplQ gene encoding 50S ribosomal protein L17; translation: MRHRKSGRKLNRTSSHRKAMFQNMTCSLVEHEVIKTTLPKAKELRRVAEPMITLAKQDSVANRRLAFDRLRDKAAVGKLFSEIGPRYAERPGGYIRILKCGFRAGDQAPMAFVELVDRPVAEEAASEE
- a CDS encoding diacylglycerol/lipid kinase family protein translates to MADYPHKRLLLVVNPTAGRRNQRLLDLTLAHLKVLGWLVERYETRAAGDACAYVESYTGTARLVVAAGGDGTVNEVINGLAARSDRLTLAIIPLGTTNVVARELGLPSSAKELARLMDQNHCQPCYWPRVNGRLFAFSVGVGFDAAVVRGVNLAVKRRWGKLAYGLAALAPWLCWRSRDYQVQVDGQPYRADSILVSNGRFYAGSFVIAERMRLQRPEVQVLLIQAASPLALMRVLLALPLGRFERMTTVRSLTARHLSVQGAGDESLQVDGDCEGALPLTLSVPAEPMPVICAD